From Oncorhynchus mykiss isolate Arlee chromosome 6, USDA_OmykA_1.1, whole genome shotgun sequence, the proteins below share one genomic window:
- the LOC110525497 gene encoding phosphatidylinositol 4-phosphate 5-kinase-like protein 1 isoform X4 — protein MQTFAGLVFSSLRYSLDINEEEYKRSLSSDCCYLQFTSNSKSKADFFLTNDKRFFLKTQNKQEVKFLLSNLMAYMDHLEKYPHSLLVRFLGLHSIQVPNETKVIIMKYTFKHSYKKKKKLFNSFLNLSQKYFIVMQSVFYPDERIDTRYDIKGCEVGRWTDPASTGSPVKILKDNNFEGKHIILDQKSSWLVDQVEIDTAFLRSLNVLDYSILLAHQPLHKDELDGKHSFSNLIVRTEKSMAQDSPTEEDHPTIPLLGGDSFRLASDTIDSGPDHVQDTGEHSGHSIHCQEINLPSVNSTDAELHEFHAHHRRLLPNFKNSVHVIDGPELRYFVGIVDIFTVYGLKKRLENLWKSLRFPGRAFSTVSPATYSQRFCRWVKDHTK, from the exons ATGCAGACATTTGCAGGACTGGTGTTTTCCAGCTTGCGGTACTCCCTGGACATAAATGAGGAGGAGTACAAGAGATCCCTCTCTTCAGACTGCTGCTATCTACAGTTCACGAGCAACTCCAAGAGCAAAGCTGACTTCTTCCTCAC GAATGACAAGAGGTTCTTCCTAAAGACACAGAATAAGCAGGAGGTGAAGTTTCTTCTTTCCAACCTGATGGCATATATGGATCACTTGGAGAAATACCCCCACTCGTTGTTGGTCAGGTTCCTGG GTCTCCATAGTATCCAGGTACCAAATGAAACAAAGGTGATTATAATGAAGTACACATTCAAACacagctataaaaaaaaaaaaaaactatttaactcTTTTCTTAATCTTTCTCAGAAGTATTTCATTGTGATGCAGAGTGTGTTTTACCCGGACGAGAGGATTGATACAAG ATATGACATTAAGGGCTGTGAGGTGGGTAGGTGGACTGACCCTGCATCTACTGGAAGCCCAGTTAAGATTCTGAAGGATAACAACTTTGAAGGAAAGCACATCATTCTGG ATCAGAAGAGCTCCTGGCTTGTGGATCAGGTTGAAATAGACACAGCTTTCCTCCGTAGCCTCAATGTGCTTGACTACAGCATTCTGCTGGCCCATCAACCCTTGCACAAAGATGAGCTGGACGGGAAGCACTCCTTTAGTAACCTTATTGTGCGCACTGAAAA GTCCATGGCCCAAGACAGTCCCACAGAGGAAGATCATCCCACTATTCCATTGTTGGGGGGAGACTCTTTTCGACTGGCATCAGATACAATAGACAGTGGGCCAGACCATGTCCAGGACACAGGGGAGCACTCTGGCCATTCAATCCACTGCCAGGAGATAAACCTGCCCTCTGTAAACAGTACAGATGCAGAACTCCATGAGTTCCATGCTCATCACCGTAGGCTGCTGCCTAATTTCAAGAACTCTGTGCATGTCATAGATGGGCCAGAGCTGCGCTACTTTGTGGGTATTGTAGACATTTTTACTGTGTACGGTTTGAAGAAAAGGCTGGAGAACCTGTGGAAGAGTCTGCGCTTCCCTGGCAGAGCCTTCTCCACTGTCAGCCCAGCTACCTACTCCCAGAGGTTCTGCCGGTGGGTAAAGGACCACACCAAGTAA